The Gymnogyps californianus isolate 813 chromosome 5, ASM1813914v2, whole genome shotgun sequence genome contains a region encoding:
- the LOC127016690 gene encoding LOW QUALITY PROTEIN: vacuolar protein sorting-associated protein 51 homolog (The sequence of the model RefSeq protein was modified relative to this genomic sequence to represent the inferred CDS: inserted 1 base in 1 codon), which produces MAEVEAAGSGAGGSPEAGGGGGGGSSGWRXPHGPLQRYYGPPATETAEAAPDPADINGPHFDPEVFLTKVRSECPLGQLLAREAALGREIRALDSDMQTLLYENYNKFISATDTIRKMKVDFRRMEAEMDDLAANMAAISTSSARVSAALQDRHRRGAQLAGVQALLRKLQSLVEVPGRLRRWAAPGAEPARALRCHARARAVLRHYRHLPSFRAIEDESHAIMADLAQRLRARLRDDTLDPKELTECVEMLLQLEEPPEELCEEFLSHAGTRLEAELAALEAELPPADPSGTAATPPPASDILDFVDRGSSAFVGNLCLLAASYRSLFEGRPGAGDGRLEAFAATLTTRYFELLERRLALERGLGDTSLLVRALDRFHRRLRALLELLPAAGAEAGAALVARAARERVDRYLRALQTFFLGCLGDVRQALAAPRPPGKEGPGLPDLLATLASSVLGQLKAVLAYVQLFTARDVAFASLPYFKGEFCVEAVREGLVVAFVRWLCRTARGFADGPAERGAPAAPPALLLLLARLCLDYEATTISYILTLTDEQFPPLDTGPAVTPGPALCAEARGAAQRLLDHYVQVQGAAVAQMLRKSVETRDWLGTVEPRNVRAVMKRVVEDITAIDVQVGQLFEEGVRRAQSSDSSRRAFSVYSSSRAPGRYAPSYTPSAPMDTHLLSNIQKLFSERIDIFSPVEFNKVSVLTGIIKISLKTLLECVRLRTLGRFGLQQVQVDGHYLQLYLWRFAADERVVQGLLDEVAASAAHRCLDPVPMEHSVVELICERG; this is translated from the exons ATGGCGGAGGTGGAGGCGGCGGGGTCCGGGGCTGGGGGTAGCCCTGAggccggtggcggcggcggcggcggcagcagcgggtGGA CGCCCCACGGGCCGCTCCAGCGGTACTACGGCCCGCCTGCGACGGAGACCGCGGAGGCGGCCCCGGACCCCGCCGACATCAACGGGCCCCACTTCGACCCGGAAGTTTTCCTTACTAAG GTGCGCAGCGAGTGCCCCCTGGGGCAGTTGTTGGCCCGTGAGGCCGCGCTGGGGCGGGAGATCCGCGCCCTCGACAGCGACATGCAGACGCTGCTCTACGAGAACTACAACAAGTTCATTTCTGCCACTG ACACCATCCGAAAGATGAAGGTCGACTTCCGGCGCATGGAGGCAGAGATGGACGATTTGGCCGCCAACATGGCCGCCATCAGCACCTCCAGTGCCCGCGTCAGCGCCGCGCTGCAGGACCGGCACCGCCGTGGCGCCCAGCTTGCCG GGGTGCAGGCGCTGCTGCGGAAGCTGCAGTCCCTGGTGGaggtgccggggcggctgcggcGGTGGGCGGCGCCGGGGGCGGAGCCTGCACGGGCCCTGCGCTGCCACGCCCGCGCCCGTGCCGTGCTCCGCCACTACCGCCACCTGCCCTCCTTCCGCGCCATCGAGGATGAGAGCCACGCCATCATGGCCGACCTGGCCCAGCGCCTCCGCGCACGCCTCCG GGATGACACCTTGGACCCCAAGGAGCTCACCGAGTGCGTGGAGATGCTGTTGCAGCTGGAAGAGCCACCTGAGGAGCTGTGCGAGGAGTTCCTGAGCCACGCCGGCACCCGCCTTGAGGCCGAGCTGGCAGCGCTGGAGGCCGAGCTGCCCCCTGCCGACCCCTCCGGCACCGCCGCCACGCCGCCCCCCGCCTCCGACATCCTCGACTTCGTCGACCGCGGCAGCTCGGCCTTCGTGGGCAACCTGTGCCTCCTCGCGGCCTCGTACCGCAGCCTCTTCGAGGGGCGCCCAGGGGCTGGGGACGGCCGCCTGGAAGCCTTCGCCGCCACCCTCACCACCCGCTACTTCGAGCTGCTGGAGCGGCGCCTGGCGCTGGAGCGGGGCCTGGGCGACACCTCGCTGCTGGTGCGGGCGCTCGACCGCTTCCACCGCCGCCTCCGCGCCCTCCTCGAGCTgctgcccgccgccggggccgaGGCGGGCGCCGCGCTGGTGGCCCGGGCGGCGCGCGAGCGGGTGGATCGCTACCTGCGGGCGCTGCAGACCTTCTTCCTGGGGTGCCTGGGCGACGTGCGCCAGGCGCTggccgccccccggccccccggcaAGGAGGGGCCCGGCCTGCCCGACCTCCTGGCCACGCTCGCCTCCTCCGTCCTTGGCCAGCTCAAGGCCGTCCTGGCCTACGTGCAGCTCTTCACCGCCAGGGACGTCGCCTTCGCCAGCCTGCCCTACTTCAAG GGGGAGTTCTGCGTGGAGGCGGTGCGCGAAGGGCTGGTGGTGGCCTTCGTGCGCTGGCTCTGCCGCACCGCCCGGGGCTTTGCTGATGGCCCGGCTGAGCGGGGggcccctgcagcacccccagccctgctgctgctgcttgcccGCCTCTGTCTTGACTACGAGGCCACCACCATCAGCTACATCCTCACTCTCACCGACGAGCAGTTTCCCCCCCTG GACACAGGCCCGGCGGTGACACCGGGACCGGCACTGTGCGCAgaggcgcggggggcggcgcaGCGGCTGCTCGACCACTACGTGCAGGTCCAGGGCGCCGCGGTGGCACAGATGCTTAGGAAGAGCGTGGAGACACGAGACTGGTTGGGCACCGTCGAGCCCCGCAACGTTCGTGCCGTCATGAAGCGCGTGGTCGAGGACATCACCGCCATCGACGTCCAG GTGGGGCAGCTCTTCGAGGAGGGGGTGCGGCGGGCGCAGAGCAGCGACTCGAGCCGGCGCGCCTTCTCCGTCTACAGCAGCTCACGGGCACCCGGGCGCTACGCCCCCAGCTACACCCCCAG CGCGCCCATGGACACCCACCTGCTCAGCAACATCCAGAAGCTCTTCTCCGAACGCATTGACATCTTCAGCCCTGTCGAGTTCAACAAG GTGTCGGTGCTGACTGGGATCATCAAGATCAGCCTAAAGACGCTGCTGGAGTGCGTGCGGCTGCGGACGCTGGGGCGCTTCGGGCTGCAGCAAGTGCAGGTGGACGGCCATTACCTGCAGCTCTACCTCTGGCGCTTCGCCGCTGACGAGCGGGTGGTGCAGGGGCTGCTGGACGAGGTGGCCGCCAGCGCCGCCCACCGCTGCCTCGACCCCGTCCCCATGGAGCACAGCGTCGTCGAGCTCATCTGCGAGCGCGGGTAG